The following coding sequences are from one Gossypium hirsutum isolate 1008001.06 chromosome A12, Gossypium_hirsutum_v2.1, whole genome shotgun sequence window:
- the LOC107916736 gene encoding pentatricopeptide repeat-containing protein At3g02330, mitochondrial, which produces MAYKISYFNFPKLLFSHPSSKTHLFKAISVSTLTTRQPTPRKKKTFSHIFQECSNQTSLNPGKQAHCQMIVSGFVPTVFVANCLIQLYIKCGDLGYANKVFDKMSQRDVVSWNAMVFGNASNGMMGIAKRYFDDMPEKDVISWNSLISGYLKNGECLKSILVFVEMGRVGVGFDWTTFAVVLKSCAVLEDVDAGIQVHGVAVKIAFDKDVVTGSALVDMYGKCRRLDDSIKFFYQMPEKNWVSWSAVIAGCVQNDKFIKGVEFFKEMQRESIGVSQSTYASVFRLCAGFSAFRLGRQLHGHALKTNFASDLIVGTAILDMYAKCGSMTEAQKIFNLFPIHNLQSFNAIIIGYAQSDDEAIRALHLFQHLLESDLGFDEISLSGAFSACAVIKGYLEGVQVHALAVKTTCESNICVANTILDMYGKSGALTEACRVFYEMERRDAISWNAIIAAHEQNGNEEETLSHFVSMLHSGMEPDEFTYGSVLKACAGQKALNYGMEVHNRIIKSGIWFHSFVASALVDMYCKCGMMEEAEKIHDRIEQQTMVCWNAIISGFSLQKESEEAQNFFSRMLGMGVNPDHFTYATVLDTCANLATVGLGKQIHAQIIKLELQSDAYICSTLVDMYSKCGNMHDSKLIFEKATNRDFVTWNAMICGYAQHGLGEEALQIFEDMIVKNVTPNHATFVSVLRACAHIGLVEKGWHYFGLMSSDYGLAPQLEHYSCMVDIMGRAGQVDEALSLINDMPFEPDDVIWRTLLSTCKIHGNVEVAEKVADSLLQLDPQDSSAYILLSNIYADAGMWEKVSDMRKIMRYNKLKKEPGCSWIEIKDEVHAFLVGEKAHPRCKQIYDTLGILVDEMRCYVDDIDFFA; this is translated from the coding sequence ATGGCATATAAAATTTCTTACTTCAACTTCCCGAAGCTCCTCTTTTCTCATCCCTCATCCAAAACACATCTCTTTAAAGCTATCTCGGTTTCAACTCTAACAACAAGGCAACCAACACCcagaaagaaaaaaacattttCCCACATTTTCCAAGAATGTTCAAATCAAACATCGTTAAATCCAGGCAAACAAGCCCATTGTCAAATGATAGTATCTGGGTTTGTCCCAACTGTCTTTGTTGCCAATTGTTTGATCCAGTTGTACATAAAATGTGGAGATTTGGGGTATGCTAATAAAGTGTTTGATAAAATGTCTCAACGAGATGTCGTGTCGTGGAATGCAATGGTTTTCGGGAATGCTAGTAACGGGATGATGGGAATTGCAAagagatattttgatgatatgcCTGAAAAGGATGTTATTTCGTGGAATTCATTGATTTCGGGGTATCTGAAGAATGGTGAATGTTTGAAGTCCATTTTGGTTTTCGTGGAAATGGGGAGGGTAGGAGTTGGGTTTGATTGGACAACCTTTGCTGTTGTTTTAAAATCTTGTGCTGTTTTGGAAGACGTTGATGCGGGGATACAAGTTCATGGTGTCGCGGTTAAGATTGCTTTTGATAAAGATGTGGTTACAGGGAGTGCTTTAGTGGATATGTATGGAAAATGTAGGAGGTTAGATGATTCAATTAAGTTCTTTTATCAAATGCCCGAGAAGAATTGGGTTTCTTGGAGTGCTGTGATTGCAGGTTGTGTTCAAAATGATAAGTTCATTAAGGGTGTTGAATTTTTCAAAGAAATGCAAAGGGAAAGTATTGGGGTTAGTCAGTCAACTTATGCTAGTGTTTTCAGGTTGTGCGCCGGGTTCTCTGCATTTAGGTTAGGTAGGCAGTTGCATGGTCATGCCTTGAAGACGAATTTCGCATCGGATTTAATTGTAGGGACAGCAATATTAGATATGTACGCAAAATGCGGTAGCATGACTGAAGCTCAAAAGATATTTAACTTGTTTCCAATTCACAATTTGCAGTCTTTTAATGCCATAATAATTGGCTATGCCCAAAGTGATGATGAGGCCATTCGAGCTTTGCATTTATTTCAACATCTGCTCGAATCTGATCTTGGTTTTGATGAAATAAGTTTATCTGGAGCATTTAGTGCTTGTGCAGTCATTAAAGGGTATTTGGAGGGCGTTCAAGTACATGCCTTAGCAGTCAAAACTACTTGTGAGTCAAATATTTGTGTGGCCAATACTATTCTCGACATGTATGGTAAATCTGGAGCTTTAACTGAAGCATGTCGCGTTTTCTATGAAATGGAGAGAAGGGATGCTATTTCTTGGAATGCAATTATTGCAGCACATGAACAGAACGGAAATGAAGAGGAAACACTCTCTCATTTTGTTTCCATGCTGCATTCTGGGATGGAGCCTGATGAGTTCACTTACGGCAGTGTCTTAAAAGCTTGTGCTGGTCAAAAAGCCTTGAATTATGGCATGGAGGTACACAATAGAATAATTAAATCTGGAATATGGTTTCATTCATTTGTTGCAAGTGCTCTTGTTGATATGTACTGCAAATGTGGGATGATGGAAGAGGCAGAAAAGATCCATGACAGAATAGAGCAGCAAACCATGGTCTGTTGGAATGCAATAATTTCGGGATTTTCTCTGCAGAAAGAAAGTGAAGAGGCTCAGAATTTTTTTTCCCGGATGTTGGGAATGGGGGTAAACCCAGATCACTTCACTTATGCAACAGTTCTTGATACGTGTGCTAATTTGGCTACTGTTGGACTTGGTAAGCAAATTCATGCTCAAATTATCAAGCTTGAACTGCAATCGGATGCATACATATGCAGCACTCTTGTGGATATGTATTCAAAATGTGGAAACATGCATGATTCCAAGCTTATATTTGAGAAAGCAACTAATCGGGATTTTGTAACATGGAATGCCATGATTTGTGGGTATGCCCAACATGGCCTTGGAGAAGAGGCCCTTCAAATTTTTGAAGATATGATTGTTAAGAATGTGACCCCAAATCATGCAACATTTGTTTCAGTCCTTCGAGCATGTGCACATATAGGGCTGGTAGAAAAGGGATGGCATTATTTTGGTTTGATGTCAAGTGACTATGGTTTAGCTCCTCAGTTGGAGCACTATTCGTGTATGGTGGATATAATGGGAAGGGCGGGCCAAGTTGACGAGGCATTAAGCCTCATAAATGATATGCCTTTTGAACCTGATGATGTTATATGGAGAACATTGCTTAGCACTTGCAAGATCCATGGGAATGTAGAGGTGGCGGAAAAGGTGGCGGATTCTCTTCTGCAATTGGACCCTCAGGATTCTTCTGCCTATATTCTTCTATCAAATATTTATGCTGATGCCGGAATGTGGGAGAAGGTTTCGGATATGAGGAAAATAATGAGGTATAATAAGCTCAAGAAGGAACCTGGTTGTAGTTGGATTGAAATAAAAGACGAGGTTCATGCATTCCTTGTTGGTGAAAAGGCTCATCCAAGATGCAAACAGATATATGACACGCTTGGTATCTTAGTTGATGAAATGAGATGCTACGTGGATGATATAGATTTTTTTGCTTGA